The following proteins come from a genomic window of Bos mutus isolate GX-2022 chromosome 23, NWIPB_WYAK_1.1, whole genome shotgun sequence:
- the PAQR8 gene encoding membrane progestin receptor beta: MTTAILERLSTLSVSGQHLRRLPKILEDGLPKMPGTVPETDVPQLFREPYIRAGYRPTGHEWRYYFFSLFQKHNEVVNVWTHLLAALAVLLRFWAFVEAEGLPWASAYTLPLLVYVLSSITYLTFSLLAHLLQSKSELSHYTFYFVDYVGVSVYQYGSALVHFFYTSDQAWYEHFWLLFLPAAAFCGWLSCAGCCYAKYRYRRPYPVMRKICQVVPSGLAYILDISPVVHRVVLCHLSGCQDPAAWYHTLQIIFFLVSAYFFSCPVPEKYFPGSCDIVGHGHQIFHTFLSVCTLSQLEAILLDYKGRQDIYLPRHSPLSIYLACLSFFLVVGCSAGTAAFLRQKIKARLTKKDS; the protein is encoded by the coding sequence ATGACGACCGCCATCCTGGAGCGTCTGAGCACCCTGTCCGTGAGCGGGCAGCATCTGCGACGCCTGCCCAAGATCCTGGAGGATGGGCTGCCCAAGATGCCCGGCACCGTCCCCGAGACCGACGTGCCCCAGCTCTTCCGGGAGCCCTACATCCGCGCCGGGTACCGCCCCACCGGCCATGAGTGGCGCTACTACTTCTTCAGCCTCTTTCAGAAACACAATGAGGTGGTCAACGTCTGGACTCACCTGCTGGCGGCCCTGGCCGTCCTCCTGCGGTTCTGGGCCTTTGTGGAGGCCGAGGGCCTGCCGTGGGCCTCTGCCTACACGCTGCCCCTGCTCGTCTATGTCCTGTCCTCCATCACGTACCTCACCTTCAGCCTCCTGGCCCACCTGCTGCAGTCCAAGTCGGAGCTCTCGCACTACACCTTCTACTTCGTGGACTACGTGGGCGTGAGCGTCTACCAGTACGGCAGCGCCCTGGTCCACTTCTTCTACACCTCCGACCAAGCCTGGTACGAGCACTTCTGGCTCCTCTTCCTGCCCGCCGCCGCCTTCTGTGGCTGGTTATCCTGCGCCGGCTGCTGCTACGCCAAGTACCGCTACCGCCGGCCCTACCCGGTCATGAGGAAGATCTGCCAGGTGGTGCCGTCCGGGCTGGCTTACATCCTGGACATCAGCCCCGTGGTACATCGCGTGGTTCTATGCCACCTGTCTGGCTGCCAGGACCCAGCGGCCTGGTACCACACCCTCCAGATCATCTTCTTCCTGGTCAGTGCCTACTTCTTCTCCTGCCCGGTTCCGGAGAAGTACTTCCCTGGTTCCTGTGACATCGTGGGCCACGGGCACCAGATCTTCCACACCTTTCTGTCTGTCTGCACACTCTCCCAGCTGGAGGCCATCCTCCTGGACTATAAGGGGCGACAGGACATCTACCTGCCACGCCACAGCCCCCTGTCCATCTACCTGGCCTGCCTCTCCTTCTTCctcgtggtgggctgcagtgcaggCACTGCAGCCTTCTTGAGACAAAAAATCAAGGCCAGACTGACCAAGAAAGATTCCTGA